From the Maioricimonas rarisocia genome, one window contains:
- the truD gene encoding tRNA pseudouridine(13) synthase TruD: MAESLADSVNGAVTYTTADLPGIGGVLKHEPEDFVVEEIPTYEPSGEGEHLFLWVEKQDVAAEQLVGYLSKALGVGRNSIGVAGLKDRRAVTRQYVSVPAGVEEKAAAGIDTHDIRVLKAVRHRNKLHTGHLQGNRFEIVVRNVSEDALARAQAIGEEVSRKGFPNRFGTQRFGRENETLKLGLALLQGKKSPHEIAPGRRKFLSRLALTAVQSALFNAVLDARAADGTLQTVLPGDVMQKVTSGGCFVSTEKDVDQARFDRREIVPTGPLFGVKMKPAGGEVAEREQQVLDRFELPAQQFAAVRRQLPGARRALLAWPKDLEIDEVPEGIRFRFALSSGVYATAMLREFMKSEATDDGS; the protein is encoded by the coding sequence ATGGCTGAATCACTCGCGGACTCCGTTAATGGAGCCGTCACGTACACGACCGCGGATCTGCCGGGGATCGGTGGCGTGCTCAAGCACGAACCGGAAGACTTCGTCGTCGAGGAGATTCCCACCTACGAGCCGAGCGGCGAGGGGGAACACCTGTTTCTGTGGGTCGAGAAGCAGGATGTCGCGGCGGAGCAGCTCGTCGGGTACCTCTCGAAGGCGCTGGGAGTTGGCCGCAATTCGATCGGCGTCGCGGGCCTGAAGGACCGCCGGGCCGTCACCCGGCAGTACGTCTCGGTGCCGGCTGGCGTCGAAGAGAAGGCGGCTGCCGGCATCGACACCCACGACATTCGCGTCCTCAAGGCAGTCCGTCACCGCAACAAGCTTCACACTGGCCATCTGCAGGGGAACCGCTTCGAAATCGTGGTTCGCAACGTCAGTGAGGATGCGCTGGCGCGAGCACAGGCCATTGGCGAAGAGGTCAGCCGCAAGGGATTCCCGAACCGATTCGGTACCCAGCGATTCGGTAGAGAGAACGAGACGCTCAAGCTCGGGCTGGCACTGCTGCAGGGAAAGAAGTCGCCGCACGAGATCGCTCCCGGCCGGCGGAAGTTTCTGTCGAGACTGGCCCTGACCGCGGTTCAGTCAGCACTGTTCAACGCGGTTCTCGACGCCCGGGCTGCCGACGGGACACTGCAAACCGTTCTGCCCGGCGACGTCATGCAGAAAGTGACCAGCGGCGGCTGCTTCGTCTCCACCGAGAAGGACGTGGATCAGGCACGGTTTGATCGTCGCGAGATCGTTCCAACCGGTCCGCTGTTCGGCGTGAAGATGAAGCCGGCGGGCGGAGAAGTCGCGGAGCGCGAGCAGCAGGTGCTGGATCGGTTCGAATTGCCGGCCCAGCAGTTCGCGGCCGTGCGACGCCAGCTTCCCGGTGCCCGACGGGCATTGCTGGCCTGGCCGAAAGATCTCGAGATTGACGAAGTCCCCGAGGGGATCCGGTTCCGCTTTGCACTCAGCTCCGGCGTCTACGCGACGGCAATGCTCCGTGAATTCATGAAGTCCGAAGCGACGGACGACGGTTCCTGA
- a CDS encoding YheT family hydrolase gives MQNSSVPEFIPHPLLWSGHAQTIAAAWLPTRSRVAGRTTRHAVDVSEGDRVVIHEDCPATWSPGDRVAVLVHGLCGSYASGYMVRTASKLMARGVRTFRMDLRGCGAGRNLAANPYHGGRSDDVGHVLTHVSQLCEGSPIAAAGFSLGGSLLLRLIGESSPLVPPQLIKAAAVNAPLDLKRCSLSLKHSAGGRYDRYLARLMFEQVRGTRLWRADVPLARRGSPPSRVTEFDDLYTAPVTGYRDALHYYEECSASPYVGQIEIPTLMIASRDDPLVPIGVYEDVDVSPAVNMVLSERGGHLGYITGRTTDPDRRWMDWRIVEWLTSPADIAVASRHLRAVG, from the coding sequence ATGCAGAATTCGTCTGTCCCGGAGTTCATTCCGCATCCCTTGTTGTGGTCCGGGCATGCCCAGACAATCGCCGCAGCGTGGCTTCCGACGCGAAGTCGCGTGGCCGGCCGGACGACCCGGCATGCTGTCGACGTCTCGGAAGGTGATCGCGTCGTCATCCATGAGGACTGCCCCGCGACCTGGTCGCCCGGCGATCGCGTGGCTGTGCTGGTACATGGTCTGTGCGGCTCGTATGCCAGCGGCTACATGGTCCGGACGGCCTCGAAGCTGATGGCCCGGGGCGTGCGAACGTTCCGGATGGATCTGCGGGGCTGTGGTGCCGGGCGCAACCTGGCGGCAAATCCTTACCACGGTGGCCGTTCCGATGATGTCGGGCACGTGTTGACCCACGTCAGCCAGCTCTGTGAAGGGTCGCCGATTGCCGCGGCCGGGTTCTCGCTGGGCGGAAGTCTGCTGCTGAGGCTGATCGGTGAATCTTCGCCACTGGTTCCGCCACAACTGATCAAGGCCGCCGCGGTCAACGCGCCGCTCGACCTGAAGCGTTGCTCGCTGTCGCTGAAGCACTCTGCCGGCGGTCGTTATGACCGCTACCTGGCCCGACTGATGTTCGAGCAGGTCCGTGGGACCCGATTGTGGCGGGCCGATGTCCCGCTGGCCCGACGTGGTTCTCCACCGTCGCGGGTGACGGAATTCGACGACCTGTACACCGCGCCGGTCACTGGATACCGGGATGCGCTTCACTACTACGAGGAGTGCAGTGCCTCCCCCTACGTCGGGCAGATCGAGATTCCGACGCTGATGATCGCCTCCCGTGATGACCCGCTCGTGCCGATCGGCGTTTACGAGGACGTTGACGTCTCGCCGGCGGTCAATATGGTGCTCAGTGAGCGGGGGGGCCATCTGGGGTACATCACCGGCCGAACGACCGACCCGGACCGTCGCTGGATGGACTGGCGGATCGTCGAGTGGCTCACGAGCCCCGCCGACATCGCTGTCGCGTCACGCCATCTCCGCGCTGTCGGGTAA
- a CDS encoding DUF6807 domain-containing protein: MPDYAPPRCELLPLPDHQVAFLVEGAERTRWHYGGQYPRPFLYPLLGPSSGTSLTRMGHPGAENHEHHRSVWFAHHKLLGINFWGDNTDARIRQQHWLVYEDGDEQSIMAVRLGWYDGHDPQPLVDQDAIIALRPLSDGEYALDIQSTFRPRADSIEFQQSNFGFLAVRMAKSISAHFGGGTITSSEGGVGEKAIFGTAARWMDYSGPVRVAGDPARTVVEGITYFDHPGNPHHPAKWHVREDGWMGASACRDEPLLATRQSPLKLRYLLHIHSGGADAERAERLFEDWQDWPAWNVVKSTRPHRQYDLQELEQHG; the protein is encoded by the coding sequence ATGCCGGATTACGCCCCGCCCCGCTGCGAACTCCTGCCGCTGCCGGACCACCAGGTGGCATTTCTCGTCGAAGGCGCGGAGCGGACGAGATGGCACTACGGTGGGCAGTACCCGCGGCCGTTCCTGTACCCGCTGCTGGGGCCCAGTTCGGGCACGTCGCTGACCCGCATGGGCCACCCGGGGGCGGAGAATCACGAACATCACCGCTCCGTCTGGTTTGCTCATCACAAACTGCTGGGCATTAACTTCTGGGGCGACAACACCGACGCCCGAATCCGCCAGCAGCACTGGCTCGTCTACGAAGATGGGGACGAGCAGTCGATCATGGCGGTCCGGCTCGGCTGGTACGACGGCCACGATCCGCAACCGCTCGTCGATCAGGATGCGATCATCGCGCTGCGGCCCCTGAGCGACGGCGAATACGCGCTCGACATTCAGTCGACGTTCCGGCCGCGGGCCGACTCGATCGAGTTTCAGCAATCCAACTTCGGCTTCCTCGCAGTCCGGATGGCAAAGAGCATCTCGGCCCACTTCGGCGGCGGCACAATCACGAGCAGCGAAGGTGGCGTCGGAGAGAAGGCCATCTTCGGTACAGCGGCCCGCTGGATGGATTATTCCGGACCAGTTCGCGTTGCCGGCGATCCGGCCAGAACCGTCGTCGAGGGGATCACGTACTTCGATCATCCCGGCAACCCCCATCATCCGGCGAAGTGGCACGTTCGTGAAGATGGCTGGATGGGAGCCTCCGCCTGTCGGGACGAACCCCTTCTTGCCACCCGCCAGTCGCCGCTGAAGCTGCGGTATCTGCTCCACATTCACTCCGGGGGAGCCGACGCCGAGCGGGCCGAACGACTCTTCGAGGATTGGCAGGACTGGCCTGCCTGGAACGTCGTCAAATCAACGCGGCCCCATCGGCAGTACGACCTGCAAGAGCTGGAACAACATGGCTGA
- a CDS encoding citrate synthase, whose protein sequence is MTDTLTVTDNRTGKTYEIPITDGTIRAMELRQIKVNDDDFGLMTYDPGYVNTASTRSSITYIDGGKGILRYRGYPIEQLAEESTFVEVAYLLLHGELPTETQLNEWEYETKQHTVVHENIKRQMEAFRYDAHPMGMLTSTVAALSTFYPEAKNVKDPANRMLQIRRLIAKVPTIAAFTYRHSLGHPYTYPNNELSYTANFLSMMFKMSDNFYEPHPALVRALDVLFILHADHEQNCSTSTMRAIGSSHADPYSALAGSAAALYGPLHGGANEAVLRMLTQIGDVKNVPDFISRVKNGEGRLMGFGHRVYKNYDPRARIIKQVADEVFDLVGRNPLLDIALELERIALEDDYFVSRRLYPNVDFYSGLIYQAMGLPVTMFPVMFAIPRTAGWLAQWNEMLEDPDQRIARPRQIYTGSDEREYVHLAHRRGGYLMPHEK, encoded by the coding sequence ATGACAGACACGCTGACGGTCACCGACAATCGCACCGGAAAAACGTACGAGATCCCGATTACGGACGGGACAATCCGGGCGATGGAGCTCAGGCAGATCAAGGTCAACGACGACGACTTCGGTCTGATGACCTACGATCCCGGCTACGTGAATACCGCGTCCACGCGCAGTTCGATCACGTACATCGACGGTGGCAAGGGAATTCTGCGGTACCGCGGCTATCCCATCGAACAGCTCGCCGAAGAGAGCACGTTCGTCGAAGTCGCCTACCTGCTGCTGCACGGCGAACTGCCGACCGAAACCCAGCTCAACGAGTGGGAATACGAAACAAAGCAGCACACGGTCGTCCATGAGAACATCAAGCGGCAGATGGAGGCGTTTCGCTACGACGCGCATCCGATGGGGATGCTGACCAGCACCGTCGCCGCCCTCTCCACGTTCTACCCGGAAGCGAAGAACGTCAAGGATCCTGCCAACCGGATGCTGCAGATCCGTCGGCTGATCGCCAAGGTCCCGACGATTGCCGCGTTCACCTATCGCCACAGCCTCGGCCACCCGTACACCTATCCGAACAACGAGCTGAGCTACACGGCGAACTTCCTGTCGATGATGTTCAAGATGTCGGACAACTTCTACGAGCCGCACCCTGCTCTGGTGCGGGCTCTGGATGTCCTGTTCATCCTGCACGCCGACCACGAACAGAATTGCTCGACCAGCACGATGCGGGCGATCGGCTCCTCGCACGCCGACCCGTACAGTGCCCTGGCTGGCTCGGCAGCAGCCCTTTACGGCCCGCTGCATGGTGGTGCCAACGAAGCCGTCCTGCGAATGCTGACCCAGATCGGCGACGTCAAGAACGTTCCCGACTTCATCTCGCGGGTGAAGAACGGCGAAGGCCGGCTGATGGGCTTCGGCCACCGTGTGTACAAGAACTACGATCCCCGCGCGCGGATCATCAAGCAGGTCGCCGACGAAGTGTTCGACCTGGTCGGCCGCAACCCCCTGCTCGACATCGCTCTCGAACTCGAGAGGATCGCACTTGAGGACGATTACTTCGTCTCGCGGCGCCTGTATCCCAACGTCGATTTCTACTCCGGGCTGATCTACCAGGCGATGGGGCTGCCGGTCACCATGTTCCCGGTGATGTTCGCCATCCCGCGGACCGCCGGCTGGCTGGCTCAGTGGAACGAAATGCTCGAAGATCCGGACCAGCGGATCGCCCGTCCGCGGCAGATCTACACCGGCTCCGACGAGCGGGAGTACGTGCACCTCGCTCATCGCCGCGGCGGCTACCTGATGCCCCACGAAAAATAG
- a CDS encoding sulfatase: MHVRLLLTLLLTTLIPLLADGQETLAADEPLNVLFIAADDLNTTLGCYGDRQVQTPHIDRLAAEGLLFERAYCQQAVCNPTRASLLSGRRPDTIRVWNLRADFRTAIPDAVTLPQHFKQNGYHTQAIGKIYHNMGDLDDEPSWSVSAQLHAGRHADDYSLPEHKGKGKPTSVESPDAPDNIYRDGQITDLAVEAIADLAEQPFFLAVGYWRPHLPFLAPQKYWDRYDAAALTLPSPLAPPEDVPAIALHDSRELRGYGVKQPFPLPEDVHRELLHGYLASITYLDAQIGRLMQALEENGLADRTVVVFWSDHGFHLGQHSLWCKTSDFELDARVPLIVRPPKYARAGSRTRGLVELVDLYPSLAELCDLDVPEGLEGTSFAPLLDDPSRPWKKAAFTQHPRPAYYRGKPDVMGYSMRTDRFRYTEWQDWKDGGVVARELYDHQNDPDETVNLAGRDEFRETVDALQVQLKRGWSAAVPQKK, encoded by the coding sequence ATGCACGTGCGCTTGCTGCTCACTCTGCTCCTGACCACCCTGATCCCACTCCTTGCCGACGGACAAGAAACGCTCGCGGCCGACGAGCCGCTGAATGTGCTGTTCATCGCCGCCGACGACCTCAACACGACCCTCGGCTGTTATGGGGACCGGCAGGTTCAGACGCCGCACATCGATCGGCTTGCTGCCGAGGGGCTGCTGTTCGAGCGGGCATACTGTCAGCAGGCGGTCTGCAATCCGACGCGGGCTTCGCTGCTGTCAGGAAGACGACCAGATACGATTCGCGTCTGGAATCTCCGGGCCGATTTCCGCACCGCCATTCCTGATGCCGTGACCCTGCCGCAGCACTTCAAGCAGAACGGCTATCACACCCAGGCGATCGGAAAAATCTACCACAACATGGGAGATCTGGACGACGAGCCCTCCTGGTCCGTCTCGGCCCAACTGCATGCCGGCCGCCATGCCGACGACTACTCGCTGCCCGAGCACAAGGGAAAAGGCAAACCGACGTCAGTTGAGAGTCCTGACGCTCCCGACAACATCTATCGCGACGGGCAGATCACCGACCTGGCCGTCGAGGCGATCGCCGATCTGGCTGAGCAGCCGTTCTTCCTCGCCGTGGGTTACTGGCGCCCGCATCTGCCGTTTCTCGCTCCACAGAAATACTGGGACCGGTACGATGCCGCCGCTCTGACGCTGCCATCGCCGCTGGCTCCGCCTGAAGACGTTCCAGCCATTGCGCTTCACGATTCGCGCGAACTGCGGGGGTACGGCGTCAAGCAGCCGTTCCCACTGCCGGAGGACGTCCATCGTGAACTGCTGCACGGGTATCTGGCCAGCATCACGTACCTGGATGCCCAGATCGGCCGGCTGATGCAGGCTCTTGAAGAGAACGGCCTGGCGGATCGCACCGTGGTGGTCTTCTGGTCGGATCATGGATTCCACCTCGGTCAGCACAGCCTGTGGTGCAAGACGTCCGACTTCGAGCTGGATGCCCGCGTCCCGTTGATCGTGCGTCCACCGAAGTACGCCCGGGCCGGCTCGCGGACCCGCGGCCTGGTCGAGCTGGTCGACCTGTACCCCTCGCTGGCTGAGCTGTGTGATCTGGACGTGCCGGAGGGCCTCGAAGGGACCAGCTTCGCCCCGCTACTGGACGATCCCTCCCGGCCGTGGAAGAAGGCCGCTTTCACGCAGCATCCGCGCCCCGCGTACTACAGGGGGAAGCCGGACGTGATGGGCTATTCGATGCGGACCGACCGGTTCCGCTACACCGAATGGCAAGACTGGAAGGATGGGGGAGTCGTGGCACGCGAGTTGTACGACCACCAGAATGACCCGGACGAGACCGTGAATCTGGCCGGGCGGGACGAGTTCCGCGAGACGGTTGACGCGCTGCAGGTTCAGCTGAAGCGTGGCTGGAGTGCGGCAGTTCCACAAAAGAAATGA
- the nadA gene encoding quinolinate synthase NadA: MSQSNLFPLVDAPEAPYEDPLDLMDEIERLKVERDASILAHYYVDGEIQDIADYVGDSLKLARDATNVKTSTIVFSGVHFMAESAKIMNPEKRVLIPDLLAGCSLADSCPPDKLAAFQEKLRAEGHDFETVAYINTSAAVKSLCDWIVTSGNARELIEQKVPRDKEILFVPDQHLGRYLMEVTGREMILWPGSCMVHEIFSLQDMLRAKRKNPGSQVLAHPECPENILHAADFVGGTEKMRRHVASISEPTTFLVATEVNMIHPLKLAAPQHEFVPVPGIMADSGETCACNRCPHMARNTLQKVRDCLRDGQPEIEWQSYFDRAREVLERSLLN; this comes from the coding sequence ATGTCCCAGAGCAATCTGTTCCCGCTGGTTGATGCGCCCGAAGCGCCGTACGAAGATCCCCTCGACCTGATGGACGAGATCGAGCGGCTCAAGGTCGAGCGCGACGCCAGTATTCTTGCGCACTACTACGTCGATGGCGAGATTCAGGATATTGCCGACTACGTCGGGGATTCCCTGAAGCTGGCCCGTGATGCGACGAATGTGAAGACGTCGACGATCGTCTTTTCCGGCGTCCACTTCATGGCCGAGTCGGCAAAGATCATGAATCCGGAAAAGCGCGTGCTGATTCCGGATCTGCTGGCCGGCTGTTCGCTCGCCGACAGCTGCCCTCCGGACAAGCTGGCCGCATTTCAGGAGAAGCTCCGGGCCGAAGGGCACGACTTCGAGACGGTCGCTTACATCAACACCAGCGCCGCGGTGAAATCGCTGTGCGACTGGATCGTCACCAGCGGTAACGCCCGCGAACTGATCGAGCAGAAAGTCCCGCGGGACAAGGAGATCCTGTTCGTTCCCGACCAGCATCTCGGCCGTTACCTGATGGAAGTAACCGGCCGCGAGATGATTCTGTGGCCCGGTTCCTGCATGGTGCACGAGATCTTCAGCCTGCAGGATATGCTGCGTGCGAAGCGGAAGAATCCCGGCAGCCAGGTGCTGGCGCATCCGGAGTGTCCGGAAAACATTCTGCACGCTGCGGACTTTGTCGGCGGGACCGAAAAGATGCGACGACATGTCGCCTCGATTTCTGAGCCGACGACGTTTCTCGTAGCGACGGAAGTCAATATGATCCACCCGCTGAAGCTTGCCGCACCGCAGCACGAGTTCGTCCCGGTGCCGGGCATCATGGCGGACAGTGGCGAAACGTGCGCCTGCAACCGCTGCCCGCACATGGCGAGGAACACGTTGCAGAAAGTCCGTGACTGTCTCAGGGACGGGCAGCCGGAGATCGAATGGCAGAGCTACTTCGATCGTGCCAGGGAAGTTTTGGAACGGAGTCTGTTGAACTAG
- a CDS encoding gamma-glutamylcyclotransferase family protein, producing the protein MNVQPTSVFVYGTLMRGDCRHRVLAGQAFLGEARTVSRYRMFDIGSYPGLVESDDGLRIEGEVYRVDKDCLRMLDQVEGVDHGLYARRRIHLEAPFATQPVEGYLYLRSTQGLKDCGKRWHGASRSETWAGGPPPAPPATM; encoded by the coding sequence ATGAACGTGCAGCCGACGTCGGTTTTTGTCTACGGCACACTGATGCGTGGCGATTGTCGACATCGCGTTCTGGCGGGCCAGGCGTTTCTGGGGGAGGCCAGAACAGTGAGTCGGTACCGGATGTTCGACATCGGCAGCTATCCCGGGCTCGTGGAGTCTGACGATGGTCTGCGGATCGAGGGGGAAGTCTATCGCGTGGACAAAGACTGTCTGCGGATGCTCGATCAGGTGGAAGGTGTCGATCACGGTCTGTACGCACGACGGCGAATTCATCTCGAGGCTCCCTTCGCCACGCAGCCGGTCGAAGGGTACCTCTATCTTCGCAGCACACAGGGGCTGAAAGATTGCGGGAAGCGCTGGCACGGTGCTTCACGCAGCGAGACATGGGCCGGCGGACCCCCTCCCGCCCCACCAGCGACAATGTAG
- a CDS encoding ArnT family glycosyltransferase, producing the protein MSNQTAQAEELADPPGASCCWWIGPAFFALSLTALLVHFATKYGLDVPPSATGDEPSYDSIGWELSQGRGYRIDYSNEQFLEPYLEASRSADPPLPIPEGRDGPTALRPPLFPLVIAGTDLLFGRQFWVIRVVNCLAMAATCGLIAHFACRLTGAIPAVVMAFGFLILDVRTRLYARAILTEALACLLVAGMTAALLRYRGTGGWKNVVVAGLCLGVAVLDRPMLVVWLPVVALLVVLCKPSRPAGGVPPLFRWVPRLSEWVPRLCEPCSRVSLFLIAASIVVVPWMAWNCVRLDAFKPLGTQGMIELPAGFSDAAWENRGIWRLQPEDECLADVESRGLSGLQWEVALADCRREKAVEWIRTNPGRSILLGVMKIGQELRPRTVWQGVLLVLAVVGAFAMTDRRGALLLVGIVAAQLLAIAMTWSVEGRFMVPLQFPVYILASCGLGRLLLSFGLAKRRGLSAVEAERELK; encoded by the coding sequence TTGTCGAACCAGACCGCGCAAGCCGAAGAACTTGCAGACCCGCCCGGGGCCTCCTGCTGCTGGTGGATCGGGCCGGCATTCTTCGCGCTGTCGCTGACGGCACTGCTGGTTCACTTCGCGACAAAGTACGGCCTGGACGTCCCTCCCTCCGCCACCGGGGACGAGCCGAGCTACGACTCGATCGGCTGGGAGCTGAGCCAGGGACGTGGGTACCGCATCGACTACTCGAACGAGCAGTTCCTCGAGCCTTACCTCGAAGCCTCCCGCTCCGCCGACCCTCCCCTGCCCATTCCTGAAGGACGGGACGGCCCGACCGCACTGCGACCACCGCTGTTTCCGCTGGTGATTGCCGGGACTGACCTACTGTTCGGCCGGCAGTTTTGGGTGATCCGGGTGGTCAACTGTCTCGCCATGGCCGCGACGTGCGGGCTGATCGCTCACTTCGCCTGTCGGCTGACCGGTGCAATCCCTGCCGTCGTGATGGCATTCGGCTTCCTCATTCTCGACGTCCGCACGCGGCTCTACGCGCGGGCCATCCTGACCGAAGCACTTGCCTGCCTGCTCGTGGCCGGGATGACGGCGGCATTGCTGCGGTATCGCGGGACCGGCGGCTGGAAGAACGTGGTCGTGGCGGGGCTCTGTCTGGGCGTGGCCGTCCTCGACCGGCCGATGCTGGTCGTTTGGCTGCCGGTCGTCGCCCTGCTGGTCGTTCTGTGCAAACCGTCGAGGCCGGCGGGCGGCGTGCCACCGCTCTTCAGATGGGTGCCACGGCTTTCCGAGTGGGTGCCACGTCTCTGTGAGCCGTGTAGCCGAGTTTCTCTTTTCCTCATCGCAGCCAGTATCGTGGTCGTCCCCTGGATGGCCTGGAACTGCGTGCGGCTGGACGCCTTCAAGCCGCTCGGCACGCAGGGAATGATCGAACTGCCGGCCGGCTTCAGCGATGCGGCGTGGGAGAACCGCGGCATCTGGCGGCTGCAGCCGGAGGATGAGTGTCTCGCTGATGTCGAGAGCCGTGGGTTGTCGGGACTGCAGTGGGAGGTGGCTCTCGCGGACTGCCGGCGGGAGAAAGCCGTCGAATGGATCCGCACGAACCCGGGCCGGTCGATCCTGCTGGGAGTCATGAAGATCGGCCAGGAACTGCGTCCGCGAACCGTCTGGCAGGGCGTGCTGCTCGTGCTGGCTGTCGTCGGCGCCTTTGCCATGACTGACCGACGGGGGGCGCTGCTCCTTGTCGGCATTGTTGCCGCCCAGTTGCTGGCGATCGCAATGACCTGGTCGGTCGAAGGGCGTTTCATGGTGCCGCTCCAGTTTCCGGTGTACATTCTGGCTTCCTGCGGGCTGGGCCGGCTTCTGTTGTCTTTCGGGCTCGCGAAACGACGCGGACTGTCTGCTGTCGAAGCCGAACGCGAACTGAAATGA
- a CDS encoding carbamoyltransferase family protein, with protein MTAILGISAFYHDSAAALVVDGEIVAAAQEERFTRKKHDAGFPQHAVDYCLEQAGLAPEQIDYVTFYEKPLLKFERLLETYLASAPRGFRSFAQAIPVWLKQKLHIRRELNAGLKHAFTRRFVFPEHHESHVASAFFPSPFDEAAILTADGVGEWATTTWGTGHGNRIELKQELRFPHSPGMLYTAFTYTCGFRVNSGEYKLMGLAPYGEPKYAEVIREKLIDLKPDGSFRLNQAYFNYARGLTMTSPKFEQLFGPRRQPETELTQREMDLAASVQQVTEEIMLRMARHVHEQTGQKQLCLAGGVALNCVANGRILREGPFEELWIQPAAGDAGGALGAALFVWYQLLDRPRTPGRPDAMQGALLGPRFSPTEITQFLDRAGAVYTRYDSADELCDVVAHAIADEHVVGWFQDRMEFGPRALGSRSILGDARSEKMQSQMNLAIKFRESFRPFAPIVLADRVHEYFDVPARLESPYMLLVAGVHPDRLRSLEGDAASLAGLDRLRVARSEIPAVTHVDCSARLQTVSAERHPGLERLLRRFAELTGTPVLINTSFNVRGEPIVCTPEDALRCFLATDMDLLVLEDCVLRKKDQPDAPQHDRTQYLKQFPLD; from the coding sequence ATGACGGCAATTCTCGGCATCTCGGCCTTCTACCATGACTCGGCAGCCGCTCTTGTCGTTGACGGCGAGATCGTCGCAGCCGCCCAGGAAGAACGTTTCACCCGCAAAAAGCACGATGCCGGCTTCCCCCAGCACGCCGTCGACTACTGCCTCGAGCAGGCCGGCCTTGCTCCCGAACAGATCGACTACGTCACTTTCTACGAGAAGCCGCTGCTGAAATTCGAGCGTCTGCTGGAGACGTATCTCGCCTCGGCACCGAGAGGCTTTCGATCCTTCGCGCAGGCGATTCCGGTCTGGCTGAAGCAGAAGCTGCACATCCGGCGGGAACTCAACGCCGGCCTGAAGCATGCCTTCACACGGCGGTTCGTCTTTCCCGAACACCACGAATCGCACGTGGCCAGTGCGTTCTTTCCCTCGCCATTCGATGAGGCCGCGATTCTGACGGCCGACGGCGTCGGAGAATGGGCCACCACGACGTGGGGAACCGGACACGGCAACAGGATCGAACTGAAGCAGGAACTTCGCTTTCCCCATTCGCCGGGGATGCTCTACACGGCATTCACCTACACTTGCGGATTCCGGGTGAACTCCGGCGAATACAAACTGATGGGGCTGGCGCCGTACGGCGAGCCGAAGTACGCCGAGGTAATCCGCGAGAAGCTGATCGACCTGAAGCCGGACGGTTCCTTTCGGCTGAACCAGGCGTACTTCAATTACGCGCGCGGCCTGACGATGACGTCGCCGAAGTTCGAGCAGCTGTTCGGTCCCCGGCGCCAGCCCGAAACGGAACTGACGCAGCGGGAGATGGATCTGGCCGCATCCGTTCAGCAGGTGACCGAAGAGATCATGCTGCGGATGGCCCGCCACGTGCACGAGCAGACCGGCCAGAAGCAGCTGTGCCTGGCCGGGGGCGTCGCCCTGAACTGTGTGGCCAACGGCCGCATCCTGCGGGAAGGCCCGTTCGAAGAACTCTGGATTCAGCCGGCGGCCGGTGATGCCGGCGGGGCACTCGGAGCCGCGTTGTTTGTCTGGTACCAGCTACTCGACCGGCCGCGCACGCCCGGCCGTCCCGACGCGATGCAGGGGGCGCTGCTCGGCCCTCGCTTCAGCCCTACGGAGATTACGCAGTTCCTGGATCGGGCGGGAGCGGTCTACACTCGCTACGACTCGGCCGACGAACTGTGCGACGTCGTCGCACACGCGATTGCCGACGAACACGTCGTGGGTTGGTTTCAGGATCGCATGGAGTTCGGCCCCCGCGCCCTGGGCAGCCGGAGCATTCTCGGCGATGCCCGCAGCGAGAAGATGCAGTCCCAGATGAACCTGGCGATCAAGTTCCGGGAGTCGTTCCGTCCGTTCGCTCCGATCGTGCTGGCCGACCGCGTCCACGAGTACTTCGACGTGCCGGCGCGGCTGGAGAGTCCGTACATGCTGCTGGTGGCCGGCGTGCATCCGGATCGGCTTCGATCGCTCGAGGGGGACGCGGCGTCACTTGCCGGTCTCGATCGACTGCGGGTTGCCCGCTCGGAGATCCCTGCAGTGACGCACGTGGACTGCTCGGCGCGGCTGCAGACGGTCTCCGCCGAGCGGCATCCCGGGCTCGAACGATTGCTCCGCCGGTTTGCCGAACTGACCGGAACGCCGGTGCTGATCAACACGAGCTTCAACGTCCGGGGGGAGCCGATCGTCTGCACGCCGGAGGATGCCCTGCGGTGCTTTCTGGCGACCGACATGGACCTGCTGGTTCTCGAAGACTGTGTCCTCCGCAAGAAGGATCAGCCGGACGCCCCGCAGCACGACAGGACGCAGTACCTCAAGCAGTTCCCCCTGGACTGA